In Pseudomonadota bacterium, a single window of DNA contains:
- a CDS encoding extracellular solute-binding protein, whose translation MTKTIGKVMMAVLLLGIFCGTATAAEMMKWTGCGITKIAFMAEAADAYKKKTGVVISLSGGGATKGIRAANSGEVDMGGNCRPSLPGKFPAEEGEVYLTVVAWDALVPIVQKDNPVDSITTENLKKVLQGEITNWKDLGGPDQKILLVTRTGKTNGVGYMARKIIFNDPDVDFAADALVLKSTGPVENKIKSDVTAFGLTGFSSAKKRVDSGESMKILAVDGHKADAASIASGSYSTFRPLFISTKGKPAGEVKAFLDWLLSDEGQGVVEAAGTASVRQSVGLKAKFKHWETTDRIVNFDSLP comes from the coding sequence ATGACGAAGACGATTGGCAAGGTGATGATGGCAGTTCTGCTGTTGGGAATATTCTGTGGTACCGCTACGGCTGCGGAGATGATGAAATGGACCGGGTGCGGCATCACCAAGATCGCCTTTATGGCCGAGGCCGCCGATGCCTATAAGAAAAAGACCGGGGTGGTGATCAGTCTTTCCGGAGGCGGCGCCACCAAGGGAATCAGGGCGGCTAATTCCGGCGAAGTCGACATGGGCGGCAACTGCCGGCCGAGCCTGCCCGGCAAATTCCCCGCCGAGGAAGGCGAGGTCTATCTGACCGTGGTGGCCTGGGACGCCCTGGTGCCCATCGTCCAGAAGGACAATCCGGTGGATTCCATCACCACTGAGAATTTGAAGAAAGTCCTGCAGGGAGAGATCACCAACTGGAAGGATCTCGGGGGGCCGGACCAGAAGATTCTCCTGGTGACCCGCACCGGGAAAACAAACGGGGTCGGCTATATGGCAAGAAAGATCATCTTCAACGATCCCGATGTCGATTTTGCCGCCGATGCTCTGGTCCTGAAGAGCACCGGCCCGGTTGAGAACAAGATCAAATCGGATGTCACAGCTTTCGGTTTGACTGGTTTCAGCAGCGCCAAAAAGAGGGTGGACAGCGGCGAGAGCATGAAAATTCTCGCAGTGGACGGCCACAAGGCGGACGCCGCAAGCATCGCCTCCGGTTCCTATTCGACCTTCCGCCCTCTTTTTATCTCCACCAAAGGGAAGCCGGCCGGGGAGGTCAAGGCGTTTCTCGACTGGCTCCTCTCCGACGAGGGGCAGGGGGTTGTCGAGGCAGCCGGCACCGCCTCGGTCAGGCAAAGCGTGGGGTTGAAGGCAAAGTTCAAACATTGGGAAACCACCGACCGGATCGTGAATTTCGACAGCCTCCCGTAA
- a CDS encoding HupE/UreJ family protein, protein MRKLIGVTLAVCLFPTLAQAHILSGEGGFLSGLTHPVLGFDHFLAMLSVGILSAQMGGRAIWTVPATFVCVMAVGAFIGIKAIPLPGVEYGIALSVLILGFALAMEKKLVPLWAMVCVGVFAIFHGHAHGNEMPKIVSPAIYAVGFLAGTAAIHLAGVLIGVFSGKTAKGADFLRYVGAGISGIGVHIIYILAKY, encoded by the coding sequence ATGCGTAAATTGATCGGTGTTACTCTTGCTGTCTGCCTTTTTCCAACCCTTGCCCAGGCCCATATTCTGAGCGGCGAGGGCGGGTTCCTCTCCGGCCTGACCCATCCGGTTTTGGGCTTCGACCATTTTCTGGCCATGCTTTCCGTCGGCATCCTGAGCGCCCAGATGGGCGGCCGGGCAATCTGGACCGTGCCCGCGACCTTTGTCTGTGTGATGGCTGTCGGCGCCTTCATCGGGATCAAGGCGATCCCGCTGCCGGGAGTTGAATACGGGATCGCCCTCTCGGTGCTGATTCTGGGGTTTGCCCTGGCCATGGAAAAAAAGCTGGTTCCGCTCTGGGCGATGGTCTGCGTCGGCGTCTTCGCGATCTTTCACGGGCATGCCCATGGTAACGAAATGCCGAAGATCGTCAGCCCGGCCATTTACGCTGTCGGCTTTCTGGCCGGAACCGCCGCCATCCACCTTGCCGGGGTGCTGATCGGGGTTTTTTCAGGAAAAACCGCAAAAGGGGCCGATTTCTTACGATACGTTGGCGCAGGGATCTCCGGAATCGGGGTCCATATCATCTACATTCTGGCAAAATACTAG
- a CDS encoding Hsp20/alpha crystallin family protein, which yields MLTRWRDVDRMLGAMGLLQNRMDRVFSEYGLPYGYRWGREAGVDILPRTNLYDTGEGFEILAEVPGFAKEDLNVKIQGNYLEISGNRKSDAPEGYSTHRTERGTASFSRSFTLPADVEGGKVNASLKDGILKLSLPKAEAAKPRQIAIK from the coding sequence ATGTTGACGAGATGGAGAGATGTTGACCGGATGCTTGGCGCAATGGGTTTGCTGCAGAACAGAATGGACCGGGTTTTTTCTGAGTACGGTCTGCCGTACGGGTATCGATGGGGCCGGGAGGCAGGAGTTGATATTCTGCCGAGAACCAATCTGTATGATACCGGTGAGGGGTTTGAGATTCTCGCTGAAGTTCCCGGCTTTGCGAAGGAGGACCTCAATGTGAAGATCCAGGGGAATTATCTGGAGATCAGCGGCAACCGGAAATCCGATGCGCCGGAGGGCTATTCAACCCACCGGACAGAGAGGGGAACCGCGAGTTTTTCCCGGAGCTTCACCCTTCCTGCCGATGTCGAGGGCGGCAAGGTCAATGCGTCACTCAAAGACGGTATTCTGAAACTGTCGCTGCCCAAGGCGGAAGCAGCAAAACCCAGGCAGATTGCGATCAAATAA
- a CDS encoding Hsp20/alpha crystallin family protein — translation MSEKKDIAKREETRPETTRPIDTVSPAVDIYENKNEILLHADMPGVAKEDIDVNIDNGKLTLVGLRKMATTGVGQWEEFGEVQYARTFSVPQTIDVGKVKAELKEGVLRLHLPKSEAAKPRQIEIKAA, via the coding sequence ATGAGTGAGAAAAAGGATATTGCAAAAAGAGAAGAGACCAGGCCTGAAACCACAAGGCCGATCGACACAGTCAGCCCGGCTGTGGATATCTATGAAAATAAGAACGAGATTCTTCTTCATGCCGATATGCCGGGGGTGGCAAAGGAAGACATCGATGTGAATATCGATAACGGAAAGCTCACTCTGGTAGGTTTGCGGAAGATGGCCACCACCGGCGTCGGTCAATGGGAGGAATTCGGAGAGGTTCAGTATGCACGGACCTTCTCGGTGCCGCAGACCATTGATGTCGGCAAGGTAAAAGCGGAACTCAAAGAAGGCGTATTGCGGCTGCACCTGCCGAAATCGGAAGCGGCAAAGCCGAGACAGATCGAGATCAAGGCCGCCTGA
- a CDS encoding helix-turn-helix domain-containing protein, translating to MNNIITDTEHLLKQLGERLKEARLSRNESQELFAQRLGITRQSYSKMEKGSPQTPIGNWLMASNLLDRITGWENVLAEPTDLFAQLEIIKQKRKRAGGKRKGKK from the coding sequence ATGAATAACATTATCACGGACACAGAGCACTTGTTAAAACAACTCGGGGAGCGTTTAAAGGAAGCGCGCCTTTCCAGAAATGAAAGCCAGGAGTTGTTCGCCCAGAGGCTCGGAATTACCAGGCAATCTTACAGCAAAATGGAGAAGGGTTCTCCTCAGACACCGATCGGAAACTGGCTCATGGCGAGCAACCTGCTTGACAGGATTACAGGGTGGGAGAATGTTCTCGCTGAACCAACGGACTTGTTTGCGCAATTGGAGATAATTAAGCAAAAAAGAAAGCGGGCCGGTGGAAAGCGCAAAGGTAAAAAATGA
- a CDS encoding type II toxin-antitoxin system HipA family toxin, producing the protein MIIKLNIWLSSPSGEILKVGELAVKDPDPRGALHGQFRYAPEYLEAPEAFSLDPRHLPLTTASFAADRPHSGVHGVFEDSLPDDWGRSIMIRRYKLGRSEQRVPHLLRLLGGQGLGALIYGEDEPLPSPAKVFCRHLEELAVMAEQYENDPGLIADDALSMLFQAGSSPGGARPKALVADGNDDYLAKFTSTKDRLDVVSLEAAVMKLARLAGVETAETRVLSFGSRKCLLVKRFDINAAGGRNHLISMQSLLKADGYYYAGYRDLAAAIRYVSTIPHRDLYMLYRQMIFNTMVGNTDDHLKNFCMLHDQEGWRLSPAFDLVPNIGRNQEHALSIGPDCRPPDLETLLAEAKHFGIKRRQQALEVATAVHDAVSGWEAVFKEYGVPGKDAEVIGTDIRNRLEKTGPAKRGARMTSK; encoded by the coding sequence ATGATAATAAAACTCAATATCTGGTTGTCGTCGCCAAGTGGGGAAATCCTGAAGGTTGGAGAACTGGCGGTTAAAGACCCCGATCCCAGAGGGGCGCTACACGGACAGTTCCGTTACGCGCCGGAATATCTGGAAGCTCCGGAAGCATTTTCGCTCGATCCTCGGCACCTCCCGCTGACTACTGCATCATTTGCTGCAGATCGGCCACATTCCGGGGTCCATGGTGTTTTTGAAGACAGCCTCCCGGATGACTGGGGGCGAAGCATTATGATTCGCCGCTATAAGCTTGGGCGAAGTGAACAAAGAGTGCCGCATCTCTTAAGATTGTTGGGGGGGCAAGGACTTGGGGCCTTGATTTATGGGGAGGATGAGCCCTTGCCTTCACCGGCTAAGGTTTTCTGCCGTCATCTGGAAGAACTTGCTGTCATGGCAGAGCAGTATGAAAATGACCCGGGCCTTATCGCCGATGATGCATTATCCATGTTGTTCCAGGCGGGCAGTTCCCCGGGTGGGGCCCGGCCCAAAGCGCTGGTTGCGGACGGAAACGATGACTATCTGGCAAAATTCACCAGCACCAAGGACAGACTGGATGTTGTAAGCCTTGAAGCCGCAGTGATGAAATTGGCCCGCCTGGCTGGAGTAGAAACAGCCGAGACCAGAGTGTTATCCTTTGGCTCCCGCAAGTGTCTGCTGGTTAAACGGTTTGATATCAATGCCGCCGGAGGCCGGAATCACCTGATCAGCATGCAGTCTCTCCTGAAAGCCGATGGATATTACTATGCCGGCTACAGGGACCTGGCGGCGGCGATCAGATATGTTTCCACAATCCCGCATCGGGATCTGTATATGCTCTACCGGCAGATGATATTTAATACGATGGTAGGCAACACTGATGACCATCTGAAAAACTTCTGCATGTTGCATGACCAGGAGGGTTGGAGGCTGAGTCCGGCATTTGATCTGGTCCCGAACATTGGCCGGAACCAGGAGCATGCGTTAAGCATAGGGCCCGACTGCAGACCGCCGGATCTTGAAACCCTGCTGGCTGAAGCGAAACACTTCGGAATAAAACGGAGGCAGCAAGCCTTGGAAGTAGCCACTGCAGTTCATGATGCCGTATCCGGGTGGGAGGCGGTTTTCAAAGAGTACGGAGTGCCTGGAAAAGACGCAGAAGTAATAGGAACAGACATCAGAAACCGCCTGGAGAAAACAGGCCCGGCAAAACGAGGAGCAAGGATGACTTCCAAATAA
- a CDS encoding pyrimidine/purine nucleoside phosphorylase, protein MSEFNNVTVMKKANVYFDGKVTSRTVVFADGSKKTLGVMLPGEYEFNTDAKENMEIMAGKLEVLLPGADGWRKISGGESFDVPANAKFGLKIKELTDYCCSFLK, encoded by the coding sequence ATGTCTGAATTCAACAACGTAACAGTAATGAAAAAGGCCAATGTTTACTTTGACGGCAAGGTGACCAGCCGAACGGTGGTTTTCGCCGACGGGTCAAAAAAAACCCTCGGGGTGATGCTGCCCGGCGAGTATGAATTCAATACCGATGCCAAAGAAAATATGGAGATTATGGCAGGCAAGCTCGAAGTGCTGCTGCCCGGAGCTGACGGCTGGCGGAAAATTTCCGGTGGTGAATCCTTCGACGTCCCGGCCAATGCCAAATTCGGCCTGAAAATAAAAGAACTGACCGACTACTGCTGTTCTTTTCTCAAGTAA
- a CDS encoding diguanylate cyclase: MNSIRSRLLAGMALVTIPLLVLGIGSFIYLLKALHGLDEVMEEAFDEAIPIMRLESFMARSAMPANDYLVHGGVQEREEFTLVEQRTVKAFSEIMGNEFDLSNEYKLLQEARNDWQRGRELSRRILALEKPHETGAAKKEMEEMDAAYDKALATVDSLILEMIREAVDHAEGAHKTLEKMIRLIVITFSVGIILILFVGVTISRSILQPLKSLQRGVRSFGEGELGVRVEVQRDDEIGELATVFNRMAEQIRDFATRDGLTGILDRREFNKRIVEEILRARRYKHPLGFLMIDIDHFKMVNDQYGHLAGDAVLIGVARRVVAALRPGDKTARYGGEEIVVILPETAMDGAMAAAERIRRAVGEESFRIDDATEIRVTVSVGVAVFPQNALDETNLVNEADGALYRAKEGGRNRVAVSGAKPETTIKN, from the coding sequence GTGAATTCAATCAGGTCAAGGCTTCTCGCCGGTATGGCCCTGGTCACCATACCCTTGCTGGTTCTGGGAATAGGCTCTTTCATTTATCTGCTGAAAGCATTGCACGGGCTTGATGAGGTGATGGAGGAGGCTTTTGATGAGGCGATCCCGATCATGCGCCTGGAAAGCTTTATGGCCAGGTCAGCCATGCCGGCCAACGACTATCTGGTCCATGGCGGTGTTCAGGAAAGGGAGGAGTTCACCCTGGTTGAACAGCGGACCGTCAAAGCGTTCTCCGAGATTATGGGGAATGAATTTGACCTGAGTAATGAATACAAACTGCTCCAGGAGGCCAGAAACGACTGGCAGCGGGGAAGGGAACTCAGCAGAAGGATCCTTGCCCTGGAGAAGCCGCATGAAACCGGAGCAGCAAAAAAAGAGATGGAAGAGATGGATGCGGCTTACGACAAGGCTCTGGCAACGGTTGACAGCCTGATCCTGGAGATGATCAGAGAGGCTGTTGATCATGCTGAGGGGGCCCATAAGACCCTGGAGAAAATGATCCGGCTGATCGTCATTACATTTTCTGTCGGAATTATTCTGATTCTGTTTGTCGGGGTCACGATTTCCCGTTCCATCCTGCAGCCATTAAAATCCCTGCAACGCGGAGTGCGCAGCTTCGGAGAGGGTGAACTCGGGGTCAGGGTCGAGGTCCAGAGGGATGATGAAATCGGTGAGCTGGCCACGGTATTCAACCGGATGGCGGAACAGATCAGGGATTTTGCCACCCGGGACGGGCTGACCGGCATTCTCGACCGGCGGGAGTTCAACAAAAGAATTGTCGAGGAGATCTTGAGGGCCAGAAGGTACAAACATCCCCTGGGCTTTCTGATGATCGATATCGATCATTTCAAAATGGTCAACGATCAATACGGGCACCTGGCAGGTGATGCAGTCCTGATCGGGGTGGCCCGAAGGGTGGTTGCTGCGCTCCGGCCCGGGGACAAGACCGCCAGATACGGTGGTGAGGAGATCGTGGTCATTCTGCCGGAAACAGCAATGGACGGGGCCATGGCTGCTGCCGAACGGATACGCCGGGCGGTTGGTGAAGAGAGTTTCAGGATTGATGACGCCACAGAGATTAGGGTTACGGTGAGCGTTGGGGTCGCGGTCTTTCCACAGAACGCTCTGGACGAGACCAATCTGGTCAACGAGGCCGATGGTGCACTCTACAGAGCCAAAGAGGGCGGTCGAAATCGGGTGGCCGTTTCAGGGGCGAAGCCTGAAACGACAATTAAAAATTAA
- a CDS encoding ATP-binding protein produces MSETNWRSKWSKEQVKAMLLEQLQAFWDRDTGIKRAQLARVEQAAEVPHAVVISGLRRVGKSTLLAQMAHRLGEGSFYYVNFEDDRFLGFRPDDATHLYSTLVELFGERKTFVIDEIQNIEGWEAFVRRFMDLGYKFFITGSNASLLSRELGTRLTGRYVPVELFPFSFDEYLRFKNETAFDLARLTTTDSALLQKELLSYLQFGGIPDSLKYPELPLLRTLYDDILYRDVVTRHRVDSVPVIKELGSFLLSNPAALISFNKLKEQFKVGSVNTIKNYIGFLENSWLFFTVNVYAHSVKRQQIAPKKVYCIDTGMGNSLGFSFSPNTGRWLENAIFLALRRRTSEIHYCMTPGGYEVDFFLPTTGQLIQVCHDYTNEAARKREIRALEDVFQAIRPSEALILTDMNDTPFTLRGVPVQVRKAAEWLLDD; encoded by the coding sequence ATGAGCGAAACAAACTGGCGGTCAAAATGGTCGAAAGAGCAGGTCAAGGCGATGCTCCTGGAACAGCTCCAGGCTTTCTGGGATCGGGATACCGGCATCAAACGGGCACAGTTGGCACGCGTTGAGCAGGCCGCAGAAGTACCCCACGCGGTGGTGATCTCCGGCCTGCGCAGGGTCGGCAAGTCGACCTTGCTGGCCCAGATGGCGCACCGGCTTGGCGAGGGCAGTTTTTATTACGTGAATTTCGAGGACGACCGTTTTCTCGGTTTCCGGCCTGACGATGCAACCCATCTTTATTCAACTCTGGTCGAGTTGTTCGGAGAGCGGAAGACCTTTGTCATCGATGAAATCCAAAATATTGAGGGATGGGAAGCCTTTGTCCGGCGGTTCATGGACCTTGGCTATAAATTCTTCATTACCGGCTCCAACGCCTCACTGCTCAGCCGGGAACTAGGCACCCGCCTGACCGGCCGTTATGTCCCGGTTGAACTCTTCCCCTTTTCCTTCGACGAGTACCTGCGCTTTAAAAATGAGACGGCCTTTGATCTCGCCCGGCTGACGACAACGGACTCCGCCCTGCTGCAGAAGGAACTCCTTTCCTATCTCCAATTCGGCGGCATTCCCGACAGTCTCAAGTATCCGGAGCTTCCCCTGCTCCGCACCCTGTATGACGATATTCTCTACCGGGATGTGGTGACCCGGCACCGCGTCGACTCGGTCCCGGTGATCAAGGAACTCGGCTCTTTCCTGCTGAGCAACCCGGCCGCCTTGATCTCCTTCAACAAACTCAAAGAACAGTTCAAGGTGGGCAGTGTCAACACCATCAAGAATTACATCGGCTTTCTGGAAAATAGTTGGCTGTTTTTTACGGTCAACGTCTATGCCCATTCCGTCAAGCGTCAGCAGATAGCGCCCAAGAAGGTCTACTGCATCGACACCGGCATGGGAAACTCGCTGGGCTTTTCATTTTCGCCCAATACCGGCCGCTGGCTCGAAAACGCGATCTTTCTCGCCTTGCGCCGTCGAACGTCCGAAATCCACTACTGCATGACACCGGGCGGCTACGAGGTCGATTTTTTCCTGCCGACAACCGGCCAACTGATTCAGGTCTGCCACGATTACACAAACGAAGCGGCGCGAAAGAGAGAAATCCGCGCACTGGAGGATGTCTTCCAGGCGATACGGCCGTCCGAGGCCCTGATTCTGACCGATATGAACGATACGCCTTTCACGCTGCGCGGGGTGCCGGTGCAGGTCCGCAAAGCGGCCGAATGGCTCCTTGACGACTAA